In Lolium rigidum isolate FL_2022 chromosome 7, APGP_CSIRO_Lrig_0.1, whole genome shotgun sequence, the DNA window TCCTTTTTTAGTTTCCTGGAAGCCAATGTAATCTAAATTCAAAGGCACTAAGTTATCATTAATAAAAAGCTGCCTACCAGGGGTGGAAATGCCCCTACTATTCCAAAAAGCACATATCATGGGTAAAACTTCGTGGGGTGCTTGCCCCAAGATTTCCTAATAACATCTATCCATTCTTCAGCAAGTTCCTCTTGTTGGTCCTTATCAGACAAGGAAGCAGCTCTAGGGGAGGAACAAGCTGAATGCATGCTATCAGATTCTACTTCTAAATTGATACCAACTACCTTGGCAACATTATCTAATTCATCAACATGTAAAACATTAAAAGGATTGTTAGACATCATACCTCTCATCCTTGGAATCTCCAGGTTGTTAATCttcttcatctcatgtgctttctcCATGATGTTCTTGGATCTGTCAATCCTGTTACTCGCCTAACAGGTTGCACGGAGTCCCCACTTGGATCTTCTCTTTGCTGGCTGCTTTTCAGTCACTTGATCAGCAGATATGAAGGGAAGCTCTACCTCTGGCATGATATCATCAGGTAGCTCCATTTCCTGATCATCATCTTCAGGAGCAGTCTCTTCAAACTGGTTGGTCAGGTTACCTTTGAGCATTTTCTCACTGTACCAGAactcttctttcttttctgttctTATTTTGTACATCCTCTTCTTTAATCCCCGCTCTTGGTCCTCTGCTTGCGATAGAGCAGCAACAAGTCACCCTCATCCTCATCTTTGCCTGTCATCGTAAGTAGCAGTTCTCGAACGATATGTATACTGAAACATGCGCAACTTATCTAGCCTTTGAAGAACCTACCAATTGCTTGCCGTTGCTGAACCTGCGAAGACATGTAATGCGCTATACATTGATCAGCTGCGTACATTATTGCTTAATAATACAATTAGGAGAAATATTGAGTGAAACACGATTAGAACAATAGAAGCTACCGGCAGAAATAGATATATCTTGTTATCGGAGTAAATGAGGAGGTGCATCCACAGTAGCGGGCCTTGACGCGTGGAGGAGGCGTTGCCAAAGGGGAGCCTGGCAGCGGAGGAGACGCCCTTGCCGCTGACGCTATGTGGTGATAGTTTGCTTCTCCTTATTGATCTGCAGCTTGGCCAGCACACCTAGTAATTTTCAGAAAAAGGAACTGCATGATTACATCACAATACATTGCAAAACAAATACATCTAGCATGAGAAATGTAGCAACTGATGTTTCCAATTTTAGTTAGGTTGATGCCTTGTAACCATATGGTAGCAATGTTAGCTTGCAAGAAAAAAATCTGAAAGCAatcaaaaaagataaaagattGTGAAAATATGCGTTCTAATTGTGCATGCCATCTCCTTTAGTTCCTTTTGTAACCTTGAACTATGTGGATGCTAAAAGAATGTGAAGAAGATTTATTGGTTATAGAATACAATGGTCCTACCGAATTAAGCACAACCAAGGTATATAAGATTTATAGAGAGGATCAAGTGAACTGTAGGTCGAAATAAGATACAGCGATACATCAACAACTTCTTACCTTTTCGACATGCAGCTTGTTCCAATGCTGAAGAAAATTTCTGAAAAATGCAGAGCAAATTTACTTCTTTCACAATACTAAAGTTCCATATCGGCAGAGTCTCAGATTCTTGGCAACCATGCAATTTAATAAAACCGTGTAATTTAATAACATTAAAATTCTAACCAACATTAATCTTTAAAAAATGAAGGATAACCTAGGACACTCTTACCGAAAATCGGAGTACAAAACTTAACCGTCATATAAAATGGGGAACACTGGGTTCTGACCATAGGTAAGCATGTGACCTAACCCTGTCTAAGCCTATATGAATATTTTAACTGAACATAACAACAAAGTACAAAGGTAGGGGAGAGGGTTTGAACTTTCATAACTCACTTTTGTTGCAGTTGGGAGGAGtacataactttcataactcaggaTGTTACATTTCCATCAGGGCAACATTAACATCAAGTGGACCAGAAGATCTACTGTTCATAAATTAGAATACCTTTTGACCAAAAAAAGGGAAAATAACGAACTTAACAATATTAGTGTAGaaatgcaaaataaaaaaaatcataagCGCATGATATGATACTTGAAGGGGACCTTATTACACTTCTGATCGAGGGATTCGACAACTATACTTGTATATTGAGAATGCCCAAAATCCATGAAAGTATAAGACATAAATGTGTGAGAGAGATATGGTAAGCAGAACAATTCAAAAATATTTTCTCTAAGGATAAGGCATATACATGACTGGAATAAGATGACAATTATGTCTCGCCTAAGAACATGAAGTTAGAAAATTAAAGCTCTAGGATGGCAGTGTTAAGTATTATTCATTTTGTATAAATACCTTAATGGTGTAGTAAATGAGATTAGAACCTGAACGATGCAAAATTATAAAAAAGTAATGAAGATTTTTTTTAACCAGCATCATGATTGCACAACCAAGTGATTCAAGTTCAGCAAACCAGTCATAGAGTGTTCTCCTTGACTCTAGAAAAAAATAGCACAACAAAATGAGTTCAGAACCAGAACAATGAAAATTCGTTAAGAAATTAGTGCCGAAATAATTCAGGATGCAACCATAGACTTGTGGTAGAAAATAGAACAAcccgaaaacaaaaaaaaattgtataaCATGAATCTATCTTGTTGTAGCTACCAAACCAAGAACCTGGAATTGGTAACTTCCAAACCAATCATTGCTGAATCTGATCTTCCCAAGAATAAACTAATATCAGCGACTCCTTGATCCACTTGTAGCTCTTTCTATGATGCCTACTCATTCCTGTGAAAAGCTATGTAAAGAAAATGCGAGAGTTCACAGGGACCTTTGCCGGGCCATCAAATAAACATATGGGTAATTATTAGTATATTTCACACGTGTCTGCTGGTCCACAGCAACAAGGACACTCATATTTAACCGTCATCCATGATTGCACTTTCTCATATGTTTGAGAATTTTCCTAGGTGAAAATATGGATGAGAAGCTAACATTTGAGATGGAGGTGCTTAAAGAAAGAGTATATCCCCCAACAGAGATAAATCGTAACATAACCAACATGACTGTCAATAGTATAGCAGTAACAAAGGAGCTTCCAATCTGTCCAAAGACGGTTCTTATGTTGTCTTCAAATTAACAGAAAGGGGAGGAAGTATGAGACCAATTAGTGAATGGAATCGGAGGAAAGGAAAGAATTGCACGAACAAGGGAAGAACAGGACCAATtattaaaatgtttaaaatattcTATACATGCATCAAATTAATCGCTACAGAATTTGGAATAAGAAGAACAAATAAACAGGGTAGGAGAAAAGAGATCTTACTGGAGATGAACCTTGGAGTCAACACGAGCTAGAATTCCTCATGCCGGGCATATTCCGCATCCAAGCCTCATCATCCCGCATCGGGTTGGCTTGGGACCGGAGTTGGTGGCTGACAGGTGGATAAGCACCACTACCCCCTTCATAGTGCTTGGATGTTGAGGATCTCTAAGATGAGGCTCTTGGGATTCTCGACGACGACGCTACACACGCCGATCTCCCATCAAAGCCAACTCGAGGCGCTGCAGAGGTCGGATGCATCTGGATGAAGATGCGTCCGGGAACTTCAATAGGCTCATGTAGAGGCGGGTGAGAATGGATATGGTGAAGAGCGTGGTACCTTGGGCAATAACTCGATAAGGGAGGCGAGGAGCGTGACTGGAGcctaggcgaagcggcggcggggcggccagGGGAGGCGCTGAAGGCTGTGGCGAGAGACTGCAGGTTGGTATGTGCTTTTCTTAGGAAAACATCCGGGGACCGCGTCCTAATTTAATTCGGATCGGGCGAAACGGGAGGCGGGGATTGCATGCCCAATTTTGTTTTGTGGAGTGCGGGGTACATGTAAATTGATCAGACGGTGTTAGTTGTTAAGTTAAGATTGGATGGTTCAGATGGCttcaatgacgaccatcaaacgcgttgagtatcaaacgaccaactccaatttaatagtaaagattggtCTATTCAATGTATTAAGCACTCGTCCATTCAATAATAACAAAAAAAATAATGCAAATGAAAGTGCCACGGAAAATTAAAATATTTGTATGACACCTTCGTAAAGGTGTAATCCTTACCAAATATAATCGTGCAAAATGAAATTAGCATGAGATTTTAAAGTGTGGTTTTTGTCATCACGGTTAAACATTTAAGCACTTATTAGTGTATGTTGTATAAAGTCGCCATACTATATGGTACGTCATTCACGTGGCTTCTAACCTGTAGCGGTCATACAGTGTTAGCGATGTTGCAAATATATTTGGTAACCGGTTATGTGGAGTAGATCAGAAATATATATTTCTCATTAGGGTGAGGGTGCTTGCTTAATATGATTGCTATAGTTATGCAGAAATGATATTGTTCTGTTGGTGGTAAAGTATGGGAAATATTGTGCAATAACATAGAAAGGGGAAACGCACACACAAAAACAAGCAAATTTCAGTGAAACTCTTGCGACGAAAATTGGTTAgcatctactccctccggtcttatttaattgacttggatttagtataaatttatactaaatctgagtcaattaaataagaccggagggagtaaataTTTTCTAATCACTGCATCAAGGGCGTGAGGAGGTAGGCCGTGGCGGCGACGGTGCCCACATCCAGATGACTACGTACATACACAAATGGCTACGAGCCTACAGTAATCTAGATGTTGATGAATGGCGCGCCGGTGAGGATCTCTGTGGCGGCGAGCGCGACTAGTCCGAGCATGGCGAAGCGGCCGTTCCAGAGCTCGGCGTTGGCGTTCATGATGGCCCCGGCTCTGCCCTCGGCGCTCTCGCCCTGGAGCAGGGGCACCAGCGACGCCACGGAGAGCACCGCCACGGTGTACGCGAACCACGCCTGCCCGGTGCCGTTGCCGAGCTGCGAGAGGAGGCCGTCGCCGCGCCCTGCTTCGACGGCCAGCGCCGTGACGAATCCCACCATGGCCAGACGGCCGTTGATGCGCTCCGGCGCCGGGCCGCTgaacgccagcgcgtcccagattgATGGGCTCGGCTGTGGCAGGAACAAATATCAGAAACTTGTAAATGAACCGGGTGACATACTGGCATGTACAAGTTTAACAACGTACCTTGGGCGATGGTGTACTCGGCTTCTCTGTTTGTGCCCGGACGACGAAGGCGCGTCGGCCCAGCGCAGGAAGAGACCGGGAGCCGAAGCGGCCGGCCGGCAAGACGGCGGCACCGGCGAAGGAGCTCATGGCCATCACAGTCGCCATCTATTCCGCGGAAAGTGCAGGAAGGGAGGAAGAAGCTACGGAAATTTGCTGCTACTTTGCTGTTTGTGTCTTCGAGTGTTGCTGATGTATTTGCTGAGAGCCAGTCGGCACGATTTATAggcactagatttagatgtgcgccttggcgcacgatcccgtaaaatgcgtttcaattttttttaatgaTGATAAAAGTTAACGGTCAATATGATAAAATTTCTTTAGTTTTACAATAAGATGTTACTATAACAAAATTAGGATCAAACACACAGAATTACAAAGGAGCGGCAAAGAAGGGTCCCGCATTTCCTTACTGTTCAAATTGGTTCACACTGTTCTTCTCTTTTTTTGCGAGGAAACCACTGATTATATTGAAACAAGAGTTACAGAAAAGAACACCAGAAAGCTAGAAATAACACACAAGTCCTTTCTGCAAAACAGCATCGCCGACGCGGAGAAGAACGTGCCGGTGGCGGGCCGACGCTGCATCTTCGCACAAGCCTTGGATCGGAAGATGTCCCCAGGCGGCGGGGTAGTCACCGGACCTCGAACTCCGGGGAGCCTCCACTCTGCTCCGCCGGTAACGCCGTCTTGATCCAACATCAGGGGCTTCGGGATTCAACTAGATCCGCCGCGTCGAGATCCAGAGGGGGATAAACGCACGCATCGTCCACCGGGACCCGCGAGCGCGGACGAGGAGGCGCTCCGCCATGGCGCTCCGAAGAACTCCACCGCTGGAGGGGACGAGCACCACCTGCAAAACGAAGACCAGCCGCGCCGCCCACTCCAAAACGCCGGCGGCCAGGGTCCCAGCAGAGCCTACCCCGTACACACACACGAGACGAGGCTCCCCCATCCTCCCGCCGGCGCAGCGGCCGGCGGAGGACAGGGGACCCGGCGAATCGACGGCGAGGGGGTGGATCTGCTCGGGGGTTCCAGAAAGTCGCCTCTACTGTAGCGGGAGAGTAGACGCGTCCAAGTCGCTAAGAAAGTCACTGTTCTTCTCTAATAACAGAGGTGATATTGTGAATGAGAACCACTTATGATGTCTTTTGTGAGTTCAATGCAATGTCAAGCTGATGTTGCGCATGTATTCAAGTTCAGAACATATCTGCTTAAGTAAACGGTTCTATACAATCAGGGAAATATAGTACTCCCCCCTCCTCAAAAAAGGCTTCTCAACATGAACTGAAGGATTAATATGTTTATATTAATAAGAActaatggaacaaaaaaagaaacagaaagggCCAATTGTATTCTTATCTATAATAAACTGGCCTAGCTATAGTAATAATATTGAGCCTTCTTATGTGCAAGAATTCTTGATTAAGCGGTGTTAGTCTGCTTTTTTTTTGCTTGGTCTATATACTTCTTCTTCCATTCAGCACAAGAGAATCAAAAAAGAGTTAGCCGTAGAAAAAGAACGAAAAATTGCACCTCGTTGGCAAATACAGGGAAGTGAATCCCCTCTTTTCTCTAGCTAACCGACAATGCTTCCCATCTCTTGGCGACGTGTCTTTCGTCGTCTCTCCAGAACTCGTGTCACCCTGTTCGATGAGTTCGAGGCCTGGGCTCGTCGGCAAGATAGCAGACAGGGGGAGGGGAGCAACATGCAGGGAGAAGCGGCATCGTGCCGATTTCCCGAGGCCGCCATGGAATTGCACCGCCGTGCGATCTCGTGAGGGAGCTGCGGTGGAGGCAGCTGCTCTAATGGTGGGTTCGTATCGTTCCTCCCATCCAAAGCTTGCAAGGCCGCTGCACCAATGGCGGCATCGCAGGCCTGCTCCGCTTCCGTCGTGGTCACACTTTCGCGTATCCGCTCCCAGCGGCCACACGCGGCAGCGCGGTCCACACGACGGCGCCTAGTTCGTATGTGGCCGGCAAGCTCCGCCCAGCCGTCGTCCTCCCCGTCGCCCTGATTCCTTCCCAAGGTTTCAAGAGGCTGCCGCTCTGtccgcccgccgcctccgcatCCCATGAATCCGCCGGGTGAGTCCTAATAATTCTCTGCAGCGCATCTCGACCCTGGAGATTAAACTGTTGTCGGTCGTTTTGTTTAGACTCTGGAGGAAGAGCACTCTGTGCAGTCCTTGCAAGGCTTTCTACACCTTTCAGTTTATATATTTTCACTGATTTGATACATCAATTTGTTGATGCAGATGATCAAGGCTTTCTCTATTCGTATTATGTTGATTTTGCCAGTTCCTGCCTTTACCTGAACCTGAAACGCAGTTGTCTTTCCACATTCTGTACTGCTGATGTCGGTATCTACTAATCTACATGCTCACCAATAAGGTTATACTCTAATTCAAACACTAATCTTGTATCAGTCTATTACCGGGCACTGATCTTATATTACTGTATTACCGGACACTGACCCCATATTAGTGTATCTCTAATTGGTACAtttcacaaaaacaaaaaaagaattgGTACATTATTTAGACTTATACATCTATTACGATCCTGTTTGGCAATTAAGCATTTCCAGCAAAAAATATTCACCTTCAGGTGTGTAACCATTAACCTGTGATATGCAGTTACAGGCTACACACATTGGTTACAGGGATTTCAGATGTTGCAAAGTACTACACTTAATGAATACAGAGAATTCTTGGCAACAGTAGCAACACTTCAGGTACAAACTTGTTCTTTCCATTGATTTCACATGTTATAGATGCGTTGCAAGCTACAATCAAAGCAGCTATGGACTGAGGCATCAGCTAGAGTATGTTTTTTCTCTGAAACTTTCACAAGACGGATAAAAGCAATTTATGACAAGTACCTGCATAGTAGATGCATAACATAATGTACGGAGTACCAAGTTTCCATGAAAAAGATGCTCAAAATTCCACGACATTGCAAACTGCAAATAAAAGCAGACCAGCCCGCTCTTACTTTTTGTGAAACCAACCTGCTTCTTTAAACAAACAAAGTTGGAATTAAAAAACTGCTTACTTGGAGTGTCAGAAACAGTCTATGCAAACTTGAAAATAGTACGGCAATATTCCAGAACAGATGCAGCTAAGTGATTCACTGCCTGAAAAATAACTCTTCTTGAATATTAACCATTTGACAATGTGATGTCACAATATCAATTTGCAGCAAATGGAAAAACATCCCAGACTTTATTACAGAGTGGTGATATTATAGATATACATCTGGTGACTTGTCATAAACAATAGTGACTCGCTTATATCCAGCATCAacgtcct includes these proteins:
- the LOC124674233 gene encoding low molecular mass early light-inducible protein HV90, chloroplastic-like, with the translated sequence MATVMAMSSFAGAAVLPAGRFGSRSLPALGRRAFVVRAQTEKPSTPSPKPSPSIWDALAFSGPAPERINGRLAMVGFVTALAVEAGRGDGLLSQLGNGTGQAWFAYTVAVLSVASLVPLLQGESAEGRAGAIMNANAELWNGRFAMLGLVALAATEILTGAPFINI